The proteins below are encoded in one region of Lactuca sativa cultivar Salinas chromosome 3, Lsat_Salinas_v11, whole genome shotgun sequence:
- the LOC111891361 gene encoding mitochondrial outer membrane protein porin of 36 kDa: MGKGPGLYPDIGKKARDLLYRDYQGDHKFSVTTYAANGVAITSSGSKKGDFFLADVSTKLINKNITTDVKVDTNSKLFTTITVDEAAPGLKTIFSFIAPDQKSGKVELQYLHEYAGISTSIGLTASPIVNFSGVAGNNTVSLGTDVSFDTASGNFTKYNAALSFTSTDLIASLILNDKADTLTASYYHTVSPLTNTVVGAELSHGFSSNENSLTIGTQHLLDPLTLVKARVNNAGIASAVLQHEWRPKSLFTISGEVDTRAIEKSAKVGLAIALKP, encoded by the exons ATGGGGAAAGGTCCAGGTCTATATCCCGATATCGGCAAAAAAGCCAGAG ATCTTCTGTACAGGGATTACCAAGGCGACCATAAGTTCTCTGTCACTACCTATGCAGCAAATGGCGTT GCAATTACCTCATCAGgatccaagaaaggtgacttctTCTTGGCAGATGTCAGCACTAAACTAATcaacaaaaacatcacaactgATGTCAAAGTGGACACAAACTCAAAG CTATTCACAACTATCACTGTCGATGAAGCTGCACCAGGATTGAAAACCATCTTCAGCTTCATTGCCCCTGATCAGAAATCTGGCAAG gTTGAACTCCAGTACTTACATGAGTATGCAGGAATCAGTACAAGCATTGGTTTGACCGCTAGCCCCATAGTCAACTTCTCTGGTGTGGCGGGAAACAACACAGTATCACTTGGGACTGATGTTTCCTTTGACACTGCTTCCGGAAACTTCACCAAATATAATGCTGCCTTAAGTTTCACATCTACTGACCTCATTGCATCCTTGATACT GAATGATAAAGCGGATACGCTTACGGCTTCATATTACCACACGGTTAGCCCGTTGACCAACACTGTGGTTGGTGCAGAGTTGAGCCACGGGTTCTCAAGTAATGAGAACTCGTTGACTATCGGGACACAACATTTGCTTGATCCATTAACCTTGGTTAAGGCGCGTGTTAACAATGCTGGAATAGCGAGCGCTGTATTGCAGCATGAATGGCGTCCTAAATCATTGTTTACTATCTCTGGTGAAGTGGATACTAGGGCAATTGAGAAAAGTGCCAAAGTTGGTTTGGCTATTGCTTTAAAGCCTTGA
- the LOC111891354 gene encoding serine/threonine-protein kinase PBL34 translates to MKSGEEKSVESWHVVKSKGKNNQPKKTDAICRETDEGTTVGCWNRWKFIGSCISSRSKVDNSISGISTTPGESKSTNDVSKDQPVVPAVSSTTTSTGESVSSTQKLEEELKIASRLRKFAFNDLKMATRNFRPESLLGEGGFGCVFKGWIEENGTAPVKPGTGLTVAVKTLNHDGLQGHKEWLAEVNYLGDLIHPNLVKLIGYCIEDDQRLLAYEFMPRGSLENHLFRRSLPLPWSIRMKIALGAAKGLAFLHEEAKRPVIYRDFKTSNILLDAEYNAKLSDFGLAKDAPEGDKTHVSTRVMGTYGYAAPEYVMTGHLTSKSDVYSFGVVLLEMLTGRRSMDKNRPNGEHNLVEWARPHLGERRRFYRLIDPRLEGHFSIKGAQKAAQLAARCLSRDPKVRPLMSEVVDSLKPLPALKDMASSSYYFQTIQSDRVGSSPNGRNGSRVPGGSVLRNGSQNPRSLSVSNSTRASPYHQQFSPKPTEKE, encoded by the exons ATGAAATCTGGTGAGGAAAAAAGTGTGGAGTCTTGGCATGTTGTTAAATCAAAGGGGAAGAACAATCAACCTAAGAAAACCGATGCAATTTGTCGCGAAACGGATGAGGGAACTACAGTCGGGTGTTGGAACAGGTGGAAATTCATCGGGAGCTGTATTTCTTCAAGATCTAAAGTCGATAATTCAATCAGTGGTATCAGTACTACTCCCGGTG AAAGTAAATCGACAAATGACGTAAGCAAAGATCAACCGGTGGTTCCGGCGGTGTCATCAACCACCACAAGCACCGGAGAAAGCGTTTCATCCACCCAAAAACTAGAAGAAGAACTCAAAATCGCTTCTCGTCTTCGCAAATTCGCTTTCAATGATCTTAAAATGGCAACCCGAAACTTCAGACCCGAAAGTCTTCTTGGTGAAGGGGGTTTTGGTTGCGTTTTCAAAGGCTGGATTGAAGAAAACGGAACTGCTCCGGTGAAACCAGGCACCGGACTTACAGTTGCCGTTAAAACCCTCAATCATGACGGACTTCAAGGCCATAAAGAATGGCTG GCAGAAGTAAATTATTTAGGTGATCTTATTCATCCAAATTTGGTTAAATTAATCGGTTACTGCATTGAAGATGATCAAAGGCTTCTAGCATATGAGTTCATGCCTCGAGGGAGCTTAGAGAATCATTTGTTTAGAA GGTCTTTGCCTCTTCCATGGTCCATCAGAATGAAAATTGCACTCGGTGCTGCAAAGGGTCTTGCGTTTCTTCACGAAGAAGCAAAAAGACCCGTAATTTATCGCGATTTCAAAACCTCGAACATTTTATTAGATGCG GAATACAATGCAAAACTTTCCGATTTCGGTCTTGCAAAAGATGCCCCAGAGGGCGATAAAACTCACGTGTCCACCCGAGTCATGGGTACATACGGATACGCCGCCCCCGAATACGTGATGACAG GACATCTCACATCAAAAAGTGATGTATAtagttttggtgttgttttgCTTGAAATGTTGACCGGAAGAAGGTCAATGGACAAAAACCGTCCAAATGGCGAACACAATCTTGTCGAGTGGGCCCGCCCACATTTAGGAGAAAGAAGGCGGTTTTATCGGTTAATTGACCCGCGACTTGAGGGCCATTTTTCTATAAAAGGAGCCCAAAAAGCGGCCCAATTAGCGGCCCGTTGTTTGAGTCGTGACCCGAAAGTAAGACCTTTAATGAGTGAAGTTGTGGATTCTTTAAAACCATTGCCAGCGCTAAAAGACATGGCAAGTTCTTCATATTACTTTCAGACTATACAATCTGATCGGGTCGGGTCGAGTCCAAATGGGAGAAATGGGTCACGGGTTCCGGGTGGGTCGGTTTTGAGAAACGGGTCGCAGAATCCGAGGAGTTTGTCGGTTTCGAATAGTACGCGGGCTTCACCTTATCACCAGCAGTTTTCGCCAAAGCCGACTGAGAAGGAATAG